A genomic window from Arthrobacter globiformis includes:
- a CDS encoding GAF and ANTAR domain-containing protein codes for MASESTAKPETSITEHLNELVLTSSDVGEFLHELARISARSLSEPGDEVLCGVTLLRHRKAATVASSSPEAQAMDEIQYDFGDGPCMTASREQVTIHITDLRNHDRWDSYAETVLGQGVRSILAIPFVLEGETRAALNLYSHRPGRFEGRVLELAQDFVSQTSMALRLAVRFAHYSDAAANLKATLETRTVIDVAVGVIMAQNRCSQEEAFELLKAASSTRNIKLHSVATSIVDSLGQGPAKTHYEG; via the coding sequence GTGGCCAGCGAGTCGACCGCAAAACCTGAAACCTCAATCACGGAGCACCTCAACGAGCTTGTGCTCACCAGCTCCGACGTGGGCGAATTCCTCCACGAGCTCGCCCGGATCTCTGCACGCAGCCTCTCCGAACCCGGGGACGAAGTCCTTTGCGGCGTGACCCTGCTGCGGCACCGCAAGGCGGCAACCGTGGCGAGCAGCAGCCCCGAGGCGCAGGCCATGGACGAGATTCAGTACGACTTTGGCGACGGTCCCTGCATGACAGCCTCGCGCGAGCAGGTCACCATCCACATCACGGACCTCCGGAACCACGACCGTTGGGACAGCTACGCCGAGACGGTGCTGGGGCAAGGGGTCCGGTCAATTCTCGCCATTCCTTTTGTGCTTGAGGGCGAGACCCGGGCCGCACTGAACCTTTACTCCCACCGGCCGGGACGTTTCGAGGGGCGCGTGCTGGAACTCGCCCAGGACTTCGTCAGCCAGACGTCGATGGCCCTGCGGCTGGCGGTGCGGTTCGCCCACTACAGCGACGCGGCGGCCAACCTCAAGGCCACCCTGGAAACGCGGACAGTGATCGACGTCGCCGTCGGCGTGATCATGGCGCAGAACAGGTGCAGCCAGGAGGAAGCCTTTGAGCTGCTCAAGGCAGCATCGAGTACGCGCAACATCAAGCTGCACAGCGTTGCGACGTCGATCGTTGACTCGCTTGGCCAGGGCCCGGCGAAGACCCACTACGAGGGCTGA
- a CDS encoding phosphatase PAP2 family protein, translated as MAEESAGKQGRWRVFHDKFVVEERYMEPGARKGLYATAIVLALIGATVFFLTLAGVLQRDGLASADGEAQRWLLTTRSEALTVVMIILAIIFGPVGLPIIVLIVTVAWGMLAKHAWRPILLAAAMLTGVGLAQLIGRSVERERPPVDQMLFGADQTFSFPSGHVLGASDFLLVTTFLVFSRHRNPKAAVVSFIVAIIGVFAASVSRLYLGYHWVSDAVASVSLSLVVLGAVIAVDTWRTARVPGEEVTGELSKAEAPD; from the coding sequence GTGGCAGAAGAATCAGCGGGCAAGCAGGGCCGGTGGCGGGTCTTCCATGACAAGTTTGTGGTCGAAGAGCGCTATATGGAACCCGGCGCGAGGAAAGGGCTCTACGCGACGGCCATCGTGCTGGCTCTCATCGGGGCAACGGTCTTCTTCCTCACGCTCGCCGGTGTCCTGCAAAGGGACGGGCTGGCCAGCGCTGACGGTGAGGCGCAGAGGTGGCTGCTGACCACCCGATCCGAAGCGCTGACCGTGGTGATGATCATCCTTGCCATCATCTTCGGACCCGTGGGGCTGCCCATCATCGTCCTCATCGTCACGGTGGCGTGGGGCATGCTGGCCAAGCACGCCTGGCGGCCCATCCTGCTGGCGGCGGCCATGCTCACCGGCGTGGGGCTGGCGCAGCTCATCGGCAGGTCCGTCGAAAGGGAGCGCCCACCCGTGGACCAGATGCTGTTCGGCGCCGACCAAACGTTTTCCTTCCCGTCCGGCCACGTCCTGGGCGCGTCTGACTTCCTGCTGGTGACCACATTCCTGGTCTTTTCCCGCCATCGGAACCCGAAGGCTGCCGTCGTCAGCTTTATTGTCGCCATCATCGGCGTTTTCGCGGCCTCCGTCAGCAGGCTCTATCTGGGCTACCACTGGGTAAGCGACGCCGTGGCGTCGGTGTCGCTGTCGCTGGTGGTGCTCGGCGCGGTGATTGCCGTGGACACCTGGCGCACCGCCCGGGTGCCGGGCGAGGAGGTCACCGGCGAGCTGTCCAAAGCCGAGGCCCCGGACTGA
- a CDS encoding GH1 family beta-glucosidase produces MHPSAKELAAMVPTGFTLGVATAAFQIEGALDEDGRGPAGWDVFAAKPGTIVDGHSPAVACDHYHRMPQDVALMKELGVDSYRFSLAWPRIQPDGRGAVNRAGLDFYDRLLDELLANEISPMVTLYHWDTPLALDEDGGWLNRDTAYRLGEFAAIAAAAYGDRVARWVTINEPATVTTNGYALGLHSPGKADLANGLPSVHHQLLGHGLALQALRAAKVPGEIGMTNVYSPVVPNSGNPLDWISAGAMDVAQNRLYADPVLTGKYPDLIRAAKFFSSFEHPDEDMAVISQPLDFYGLNYYMPTRVAAGGGDSPVPAAMAEAMGDDLRDATPGAPLHIEPWPDTETTAYGWPVKPEYMAVALKEMAERYPKLPPVIITEGGASFEDVKVRDKSTNRTFIPDERRLRYLSDHLGTALRATAPGGEAEAIDLRGYYVWSFMDNFEWSGGYKQPFGLVHVDFETQVRTPKASFYWFQELQEERRLAASADAAVAAAAAGTDGALTDAGMSDGGMSDAGPVT; encoded by the coding sequence ATGCATCCTTCCGCCAAAGAATTGGCCGCCATGGTTCCGACCGGATTCACCCTTGGGGTGGCTACAGCAGCGTTCCAGATTGAAGGGGCGCTGGACGAGGACGGCCGTGGACCCGCCGGCTGGGACGTCTTCGCAGCAAAACCCGGGACGATCGTGGACGGCCACAGCCCGGCCGTGGCGTGCGACCACTACCACCGCATGCCGCAGGACGTGGCCCTCATGAAGGAGCTGGGCGTCGATTCCTACCGGTTCTCACTGGCGTGGCCGCGGATCCAGCCGGACGGCCGCGGAGCGGTGAACCGTGCCGGGCTCGATTTCTATGACCGGCTGCTGGATGAGCTGCTGGCCAACGAAATTTCACCGATGGTCACCCTCTACCACTGGGACACGCCGCTGGCCCTCGACGAGGACGGCGGCTGGCTCAACCGGGACACTGCCTACCGGCTGGGCGAGTTCGCCGCCATCGCCGCGGCAGCCTACGGGGACCGGGTGGCGCGCTGGGTGACCATCAACGAGCCCGCCACCGTGACCACCAACGGCTATGCCCTGGGCCTGCACTCCCCGGGGAAGGCCGACCTCGCGAATGGCCTGCCCAGCGTGCACCACCAACTGCTGGGCCACGGCCTCGCGCTGCAGGCCCTGCGGGCAGCGAAGGTGCCCGGCGAAATCGGCATGACCAATGTGTACTCGCCCGTGGTGCCCAACTCCGGCAACCCCCTCGACTGGATTAGTGCGGGTGCCATGGATGTGGCACAGAACCGGCTTTACGCGGACCCAGTGCTCACCGGAAAATATCCGGACCTCATCCGGGCGGCGAAGTTCTTCTCGTCCTTCGAGCATCCGGATGAGGACATGGCCGTCATCTCCCAGCCGCTGGACTTCTACGGCTTGAACTACTACATGCCCACCAGGGTGGCGGCCGGCGGCGGCGACAGCCCCGTTCCGGCGGCCATGGCCGAGGCGATGGGGGATGACCTCAGGGACGCCACGCCCGGTGCCCCGCTGCACATTGAGCCGTGGCCGGACACTGAAACCACTGCCTACGGGTGGCCCGTGAAACCGGAATACATGGCCGTGGCGCTCAAGGAAATGGCCGAACGGTACCCGAAACTTCCGCCGGTGATCATCACCGAGGGCGGGGCAAGCTTTGAGGACGTCAAGGTCCGCGACAAGTCAACCAATCGGACCTTCATCCCCGACGAGCGGCGGCTGCGCTACCTCTCCGACCACCTCGGCACCGCCCTCCGCGCCACGGCCCCCGGCGGCGAGGCTGAAGCGATCGACCTGCGCGGCTATTACGTCTGGTCATTCATGGACAACTTCGAATGGTCCGGCGGCTACAAACAGCCGTTCGGCCTGGTGCACGTGGATTTCGAGACGCAGGTGCGCACGCCCAAGGCCTCGTTCTACTGGTTCCAGGAACTCCAGGAGGAACGGAGGCTGGCAGCGTCCGCGGATGCCGCCGTCGCGGCTGCGGCAGCAGGGACGGACGGCGCGCTGACAGACGCAGGGATGTCCGACGGTGGAATGTCCGACGCCGGTCCGGTCACCTAG
- a CDS encoding NAD-dependent epimerase/dehydratase family protein → MRIAVTGGSGKLGRNVVRRLVADGHSVLNLDRTGDRSPHFAAVDLRNYGQVVDVILGLDDRHQGFDAIVHLGAIPAPGLVPDAATFENNMLSTYNVFQAGRRAGIKKIVYASSETVLGLPFDVDPPYIPVDEEYPARPESTYSLVKHLEEQMAIQMTRWDPELSIVGLRFSNVMDPEDYEEFPSFDSDAALRKWNLWGYIDARDGAQAVARALEYRTPGFEAFIVANEDTVMSRSSASLAAEVFPRVKVTKELGEHETLLSIDKAKRLLGYAPEHSWRNYHSNRTTPTED, encoded by the coding sequence GTGAGAATTGCCGTAACGGGAGGCAGTGGAAAGCTGGGACGGAATGTGGTCCGCAGGCTTGTGGCGGACGGGCATTCGGTCCTCAACCTGGACCGGACGGGTGACCGGAGCCCGCATTTCGCCGCCGTGGATCTGCGCAACTACGGGCAGGTTGTTGACGTCATCTTGGGTCTCGATGACCGGCACCAGGGCTTCGACGCGATCGTCCATCTGGGCGCCATCCCCGCTCCCGGCCTGGTGCCCGACGCTGCCACGTTCGAAAACAACATGCTGTCGACCTACAACGTGTTCCAGGCGGGCCGCCGGGCCGGCATCAAGAAAATCGTGTACGCGTCCAGTGAGACGGTGCTGGGACTGCCGTTCGACGTCGACCCTCCCTACATCCCGGTGGACGAGGAATATCCGGCCCGCCCGGAGAGCACCTACTCGCTGGTGAAGCATCTGGAGGAGCAGATGGCCATCCAGATGACGCGCTGGGACCCGGAGCTGAGCATCGTGGGACTTCGCTTCTCCAACGTCATGGATCCGGAGGACTACGAGGAGTTTCCGTCCTTTGACTCGGACGCCGCCCTTCGCAAGTGGAACCTCTGGGGCTACATCGACGCGCGCGACGGTGCCCAGGCGGTGGCACGCGCGCTGGAATACCGCACGCCGGGGTTCGAGGCCTTCATCGTCGCCAACGAGGACACCGTCATGAGCCGCTCCAGCGCCAGCCTGGCGGCGGAAGTTTTCCCGCGGGTGAAAGTCACCAAGGAGTTGGGCGAGCACGAGACCCTGCTCTCCATCGACAAGGCCAAGCGGCTCCTTGGCTACGCGCCCGAGCACAGTTGGCGGAACTACCACTCGAACCGCACGACGCCCACCGAGGACTGA
- a CDS encoding Hsp20/alpha crystallin family protein, protein MTNIFRRAGVDIPEPFRRFLEGDMDAWLRVEEYREAGALVVKAEAPGIDPDNDVDITLTGSQLQITVRREEKSEHKDKEGYRSEFRFGTFSRTVSLPAPVNQEDIRASYTDGVLEVRVPLTEESAAGGQKIRVSRSAGTAGAGTEGASRTAGTSRMEGQEPDQSFGGP, encoded by the coding sequence ATGACCAACATATTCAGGCGTGCCGGCGTCGATATCCCGGAACCCTTCCGCCGTTTCCTGGAGGGGGATATGGACGCCTGGCTGCGGGTCGAGGAATACCGCGAGGCGGGCGCATTGGTGGTGAAGGCCGAAGCGCCGGGCATCGATCCTGACAATGATGTCGACATCACGCTGACCGGCAGCCAACTGCAGATTACCGTCCGCCGTGAAGAGAAATCGGAGCACAAGGACAAGGAAGGGTACCGCTCGGAATTCCGCTTTGGCACGTTTTCGCGGACCGTAAGCCTTCCCGCCCCGGTGAACCAGGAGGACATCCGCGCCTCGTATACCGACGGCGTTCTGGAAGTCCGCGTTCCGTTGACGGAGGAGTCCGCTGCGGGAGGCCAGAAGATCCGGGTATCCCGCAGTGCGGGGACGGCCGGTGCAGGAACCGAGGGGGCCTCACGGACTGCGGGGACTTCACGGATGGAAGGGCAGGAACCCGACCAGAGCTTCGGTGGCCCTTAG
- a CDS encoding Hsp20/alpha crystallin family protein, whose amino-acid sequence MLIRTDPFRELDRLTQQVFGTAARPAAMPMDAWQEDGEFVVAFDLPGISPEDVDLNVERNVLTVRAERRDATQPNVELVVSERPRGVFSRQLILGDTLDADNIKASYDLGVLTLRIPVAEQAKPRKIEIESKGQLHQIET is encoded by the coding sequence ATGCTAATCCGTACTGACCCGTTCCGTGAGCTGGACCGGCTCACCCAGCAGGTCTTCGGAACAGCAGCCCGTCCGGCCGCCATGCCGATGGACGCGTGGCAGGAAGACGGGGAATTCGTGGTGGCGTTTGACTTGCCCGGGATTTCTCCCGAAGACGTGGATCTGAACGTTGAACGGAACGTCCTCACCGTCCGGGCAGAGCGCCGTGATGCCACCCAGCCCAACGTCGAACTGGTGGTCTCCGAGAGGCCGCGCGGTGTCTTCAGCCGCCAGCTCATTCTCGGCGACACCCTGGACGCGGACAACATCAAGGCCAGCTACGATCTTGGCGTGTTGACACTGCGGATCCCGGTTGCCGAGCAGGCAAAGCCGCGGAAGATCGAGATCGAAAGCAAGGGCCAGCTGCACCAGATCGAGACATAG
- a CDS encoding MmcQ/YjbR family DNA-binding protein produces the protein MATEADVRRICLALPGVTERASWNQPAWFAKTLMARIWETGVLTVKTAEREALAGTDPETYFWMPHHERSPQLVLVRLSRVDGGQLAELLEDSFLLAGGRL, from the coding sequence ATGGCCACCGAAGCCGATGTCCGCCGGATCTGCCTTGCACTGCCGGGCGTAACCGAACGCGCCAGCTGGAACCAGCCGGCCTGGTTCGCCAAAACCCTGATGGCCCGCATCTGGGAAACGGGCGTACTCACGGTCAAGACCGCCGAGCGCGAGGCTCTCGCCGGAACGGATCCGGAGACGTACTTCTGGATGCCGCACCATGAGCGGTCGCCCCAGCTGGTCCTTGTCCGGCTTTCAAGGGTCGACGGCGGCCAGCTCGCCGAACTGCTCGAGGACTCCTTCCTGCTCGCCGGGGGCCGGCTGTAG
- a CDS encoding sensor histidine kinase, whose translation MNQSATLEEVVEVGGVITDRQPVDFYRLGLAGCIDRLTVPLRRQGTCVRWETPHHGVEISSGCASLLYHSAQVALSNTFKYAHATDVTVRLAAVFHGIRLMVADNGTGFESVPRAAGEGTGRGAGLRTISQAVKEAGGTVDITSAPGTGTAITITIPLD comes from the coding sequence ATGAACCAGTCAGCAACTCTCGAGGAAGTCGTCGAAGTCGGCGGCGTCATTACCGACCGGCAGCCCGTGGACTTTTACCGGCTGGGGCTCGCCGGCTGCATCGACAGGCTCACAGTCCCCCTGCGCCGCCAGGGTACCTGCGTCCGGTGGGAGACACCCCATCATGGCGTGGAGATCTCGTCCGGCTGCGCCTCGCTGCTGTACCACTCCGCGCAGGTGGCGCTGAGCAACACGTTCAAATATGCGCACGCCACGGATGTCACTGTCCGCCTCGCAGCCGTTTTCCACGGCATCCGCCTGATGGTCGCCGACAACGGCACGGGCTTCGAGTCGGTTCCACGGGCGGCGGGAGAAGGCACCGGCCGCGGTGCGGGGCTCAGGACCATTTCACAGGCGGTAAAGGAAGCGGGCGGGACCGTGGACATCACCTCGGCTCCCGGCACCGGCACGGCCATCACCATCACCATTCCGCTGGACTGA
- a CDS encoding VOC family protein — translation MFPPKGSFSSFSVDDVARARDFYGQTLGLAVSDGAMGTLELSMPEGHRIFVYPKDDHEPATFTVLNLVVDDVEAAVDELNAAGVQTKIYDDPNLPTDEKGIARGMGPDIAWFKDPAGNVISVINPGSAAP, via the coding sequence ATATTTCCGCCCAAGGGTTCGTTTTCCAGCTTCAGCGTCGACGACGTGGCGCGCGCCAGGGATTTTTACGGGCAGACGCTGGGCCTGGCGGTGTCCGACGGAGCGATGGGCACGCTGGAGCTGTCCATGCCCGAGGGCCACCGAATTTTTGTCTACCCCAAGGACGACCATGAGCCGGCCACCTTCACCGTCCTGAACCTTGTGGTCGACGACGTCGAGGCAGCCGTTGATGAGCTCAACGCGGCAGGCGTCCAGACCAAGATCTACGACGACCCCAACCTGCCCACGGACGAAAAAGGAATAGCCCGCGGGATGGGACCGGACATCGCATGGTTCAAGGACCCCGCCGGCAACGTGATTTCCGTGATTAACCCGGGCAGTGCGGCGCCCTGA
- a CDS encoding AAA family ATPase — protein MDEKLGKFIDDFAQLVQIAQSGQHRVQAGTQLLTTITDHLAVPAESLAVVVEEVPAHRFVDADIRMAELAAEDEQFRLVGIGGGDQRHHQSLSDMLQQSQFFPQFPLSQPDYINLAVGPDEQRQAVALGLWLFRHAGSPVAVLQRDAAPRYGRQTACLELLAADAKNAADFLAEFRRRMQRGSILKGQVISLVMGEYGPSSGGVTFHARPELTASDVILPEGLLQKVADHALGITAHRESLNEYGQHLKRGILLYGRPGTGKTHTVRYLLSQSAGITAILLSGGSLARISEAAAMARALQPSIVVLEDCDLIAEDRSFGHGPQPLLFEVLDAMDGLDHDADVAFVLTTNRVDMLERALAQRPGRVDLAVDVPLPALDERIGLVTLYARGIPFSPDAVRDAAARTEGTTASFARELVRRAVVRAALDGTPVSDSHLYEAVEELMADGETLTRSLLGSGPAGGGDGQGGFGGPGFPGPGFPGPGFGGPGIPGPDVGGVSFVGPG, from the coding sequence ATGGATGAAAAATTGGGGAAGTTCATCGACGATTTCGCGCAGCTGGTTCAGATCGCCCAGTCCGGGCAGCACCGCGTACAGGCCGGCACCCAGCTGCTGACAACAATCACGGACCATCTGGCGGTGCCGGCCGAATCACTCGCGGTGGTGGTGGAGGAGGTGCCGGCGCACCGATTCGTGGACGCGGACATCCGGATGGCCGAACTCGCCGCCGAGGACGAGCAATTCCGGCTGGTGGGGATCGGCGGCGGCGACCAGCGCCACCACCAGTCCCTGAGCGACATGCTGCAGCAGTCGCAGTTCTTTCCGCAGTTTCCGTTGTCCCAACCCGATTACATCAACCTTGCTGTTGGACCCGATGAACAGCGGCAAGCCGTGGCACTGGGCCTGTGGCTGTTCCGGCACGCGGGCAGCCCTGTTGCCGTCCTGCAGCGGGACGCGGCGCCGCGGTACGGGCGGCAGACGGCGTGCCTCGAACTCCTGGCCGCTGATGCGAAAAACGCGGCAGACTTCCTGGCCGAGTTCCGCAGGCGCATGCAGCGCGGCAGCATCCTGAAAGGCCAGGTCATTTCCCTGGTCATGGGCGAGTACGGGCCCAGCAGCGGCGGCGTGACGTTCCACGCCCGGCCGGAGCTCACAGCGTCCGACGTCATCCTTCCCGAGGGGCTGCTCCAGAAAGTGGCCGATCACGCCCTGGGCATCACCGCGCACCGGGAGTCGCTGAACGAGTACGGCCAGCACCTCAAGCGGGGCATCCTGCTGTACGGCCGCCCGGGGACGGGCAAGACCCACACGGTGCGGTACCTGCTGAGCCAAAGCGCCGGCATCACCGCGATCCTGCTGTCCGGAGGGTCACTGGCCAGGATTTCCGAGGCGGCAGCCATGGCGCGGGCCCTGCAGCCTTCCATCGTTGTGCTGGAGGACTGCGACCTGATCGCTGAGGACCGGAGCTTCGGGCACGGGCCGCAGCCGCTGCTGTTCGAGGTTCTGGATGCCATGGACGGCCTGGACCACGACGCCGACGTCGCCTTCGTCCTCACCACAAACCGCGTGGACATGCTCGAGCGGGCCCTCGCCCAGCGCCCCGGCCGCGTTGACCTGGCCGTGGACGTTCCGCTGCCGGCCCTGGACGAGCGGATCGGACTGGTGACGCTGTATGCGCGCGGCATTCCGTTCAGCCCGGACGCCGTCCGCGATGCCGCGGCCCGCACTGAAGGAACCACAGCCTCGTTCGCGCGCGAACTGGTCCGCCGGGCCGTCGTGCGTGCCGCGCTGGACGGCACCCCCGTGTCGGACAGCCACCTGTACGAGGCGGTGGAAGAACTGATGGCCGACGGCGAGACCCTCACCAGGAGCCTGCTGGGCAGCGGCCCCGCCGGCGGCGGGGACGGGCAGGGCGGCTTCGGCGGTCCCGGCTTCCCCGGTCCGGGTTTTCCCGGACCTGGATTCGGGGGTCCGGGGATACCCGGGCCCGACGTTGGCGGCGTCAGTTTCGTCGGACCGGGTTGA
- a CDS encoding TetR/AcrR family transcriptional regulator, producing MSAPDATGDTLLPDEVRTGHSEPVDRILATAYELFSHRGVRDVGINELIERSGVAKSTFYRHFPSKDALVLAFLALRDQVWTVDLIVSEARRRGSTPEGRLLAIFDVFGDWFQRDDFEACTFINVLLEMGPGHPLGEASIGYLARIRGHIQALAEEAGLERPDEFARSWHILMKGSIISATEGDFLAHKRAQQMAGWLIAHHRN from the coding sequence ATGAGTGCTCCTGATGCAACCGGGGACACCTTGTTGCCCGACGAGGTGCGGACCGGCCATAGCGAACCAGTGGATCGGATTCTGGCCACTGCCTATGAGCTTTTCTCCCACCGCGGCGTCCGGGACGTCGGTATCAACGAGCTGATCGAGCGGTCCGGCGTGGCCAAGTCGACGTTTTACCGCCACTTTCCGTCGAAGGACGCGCTGGTTCTGGCTTTCCTGGCCCTCCGTGACCAGGTATGGACAGTGGACCTGATTGTCTCCGAGGCGAGGCGCAGGGGAAGCACGCCCGAGGGCCGGCTGCTGGCCATTTTCGACGTCTTCGGCGATTGGTTCCAGCGGGACGATTTCGAAGCGTGCACGTTCATCAATGTCCTCCTCGAAATGGGCCCGGGGCATCCCCTGGGGGAGGCCAGTATCGGCTACCTCGCCAGAATCCGGGGCCACATCCAGGCCCTTGCCGAGGAAGCGGGGCTAGAACGCCCTGACGAATTCGCCCGCTCCTGGCACATCCTGATGAAGGGCTCCATCATTTCCGCGACGGAAGGCGACTTCCTCGCTCATAAGCGGGCGCAGCAGATGGCCGGCTGGCTCATCGCGCACCACCGGAATTGA
- a CDS encoding App1 family protein, producing the protein MDMASQESPLSGTSLSGTRVFRLAHWLSDSINTARLKLARRWKFEPKTIAYQGYGSTEWVRVLGRVVLASKPVPGSRADHAARNGTENVRGWRAFTSVPIPRSEVEIEIGGRVTKVKADRGGLVDIDIPVALAPGWHTAILRSADAEPAEASIFVIAPDTKFGIVSDIDDTVMVTALPRPFLALWNTFVLSERARMATPGMAVLLDRLTVEHPDAPVIYLSTGPWNAAPTLARFLTRNMYPAGPLLLTDWGLTQDRWFRSGQEHKRRNLERLAAEFPHMRWLLIGDNGQHDEQIYSQFTQHNADKVAAIAIRQLSVSEAVFAGGHSEDGDHSASTVPWIYSPDGAGIARQLRELELL; encoded by the coding sequence ATGGACATGGCGTCACAGGAATCACCGTTGTCAGGGACGAGCTTGTCAGGGACGCGCGTCTTCCGCCTGGCCCACTGGCTATCCGACTCGATCAATACCGCGCGCCTGAAACTGGCACGCCGCTGGAAGTTTGAGCCCAAGACGATCGCGTACCAGGGCTACGGCTCCACGGAATGGGTCCGTGTCCTGGGCAGGGTGGTGCTGGCCAGCAAGCCCGTGCCTGGCAGCCGCGCCGACCATGCCGCCCGGAACGGCACCGAGAACGTACGCGGCTGGCGCGCCTTCACCAGCGTTCCCATCCCCCGTTCCGAGGTGGAGATTGAGATCGGCGGAAGAGTCACGAAGGTCAAGGCAGACCGCGGCGGGCTTGTGGACATCGATATCCCGGTGGCCCTCGCCCCGGGGTGGCACACCGCCATACTCCGCTCCGCGGATGCCGAACCGGCGGAAGCCAGCATCTTCGTGATTGCCCCGGACACAAAGTTTGGCATCGTGTCCGACATTGACGACACCGTCATGGTGACGGCCTTGCCCCGGCCGTTCCTGGCACTCTGGAACACCTTTGTGCTGAGCGAGCGGGCCAGGATGGCCACCCCGGGGATGGCGGTGCTCCTGGACCGGCTCACCGTTGAGCATCCCGACGCACCGGTCATCTATCTCTCGACGGGCCCCTGGAACGCTGCGCCCACCCTCGCGCGGTTCCTGACCCGGAACATGTACCCGGCCGGCCCGTTGCTGCTGACGGACTGGGGACTGACGCAGGACCGCTGGTTCCGCAGCGGCCAGGAGCACAAGCGCCGCAATCTTGAGCGGCTGGCGGCGGAATTCCCGCACATGCGCTGGCTCCTGATTGGCGACAACGGGCAGCACGACGAGCAGATCTACTCGCAGTTCACGCAGCACAACGCGGACAAGGTGGCGGCCATCGCCATCCGGCAGCTGTCCGTGAGCGAGGCCGTCTTCGCCGGCGGCCATTCCGAGGACGGCGACCACAGCGCCTCGACGGTGCCGTGGATCTACTCCCCCGACGGGGCGGGCATAGCCCGCCAGCTCCGGGAACTCGAACTCCTCTAG
- a CDS encoding nucleoside/nucleotide kinase family protein gives MTLPNVEPVRAFESAEIQQAVTELRSRLTAGRRVLLGVAGSPGSGKSTFSACLADALGPDSALVVPMDGFHLGNAIIDGTPLRQRKGAPDTFDVGGYLSLLRRLVRRDEDVVYAPEFRRTIDEPVAASLAIPATVPVIITEGNYLLSDAARWQQVRAQLDEVWFIDTPHDLRLARLVERHMFYGMDRAAAEAWANGPDAANARLIEATRTRADRIITWF, from the coding sequence ATGACCCTTCCGAACGTTGAGCCCGTGCGGGCTTTCGAATCCGCGGAGATCCAGCAGGCCGTCACCGAACTGCGCAGCCGGCTGACCGCCGGCCGACGGGTTCTGCTCGGCGTGGCTGGTTCCCCGGGGTCCGGCAAATCCACGTTCTCGGCCTGCCTCGCGGACGCCCTGGGCCCTGATTCCGCCCTCGTGGTGCCCATGGACGGCTTCCACCTGGGCAACGCCATCATTGACGGCACTCCCCTGCGCCAGCGCAAGGGCGCCCCGGACACGTTCGACGTCGGCGGTTATCTTTCGCTCCTGAGGCGCCTTGTGCGCCGGGACGAGGACGTCGTTTACGCGCCGGAGTTCCGGCGGACGATCGATGAGCCCGTGGCCGCATCGCTCGCCATCCCAGCCACCGTCCCCGTCATCATCACCGAGGGCAACTACCTGCTCAGCGACGCCGCGCGCTGGCAGCAGGTGCGGGCACAACTGGACGAGGTGTGGTTCATCGACACACCGCACGACCTGCGCCTTGCCCGCCTGGTTGAACGACACATGTTCTACGGCATGGACCGCGCGGCGGCCGAGGCCTGGGCCAACGGGCCGGACGCGGCCAATGCCCGCCTGATCGAAGCCACGCGCACCCGCGCCGACAGGATCATTACCTGGTTCTAG